A single region of the Nocardioides sp. W7 genome encodes:
- a CDS encoding OB-fold nucleic acid binding domain-containing protein — protein MVRTLSAPVTVAFDYTRSTGPVVGRFLTGLRDGVVVAGRTSDGRVVVPPPEFDPVTHEALTDFVEVGATGTVTSWTWVPEPVAAQPLDRPFAFALVTLDGADTPFLHAVDVASPAEISTGMRVQARWRGERTGAVTDIECFEPASVVEEVAQQPSRNPDPVTRVITPVALDYQYAASPEESAFYRGLAEGRILGQRCPACHKVYVPPRSACPADGVATTDEVELSEVGTVTTFCVVNVPFMGQKIKPPYVSAYVLLDGADIAFLHLILDIPADEVRMGMRVKAVWKPREEWGTTIENISHFSPTGEPDADYDTYKHHL, from the coding sequence ATGGTTCGCACCCTCTCGGCACCAGTCACGGTCGCCTTCGATTACACACGCTCGACCGGCCCCGTCGTGGGCCGGTTCCTCACCGGCCTCCGGGACGGGGTGGTCGTCGCCGGACGCACGTCGGACGGGCGGGTCGTCGTACCGCCGCCGGAGTTCGACCCGGTCACCCACGAGGCGCTCACCGACTTCGTCGAGGTCGGTGCCACCGGCACCGTCACCTCCTGGACCTGGGTCCCCGAGCCGGTCGCCGCGCAGCCGCTCGACCGGCCGTTCGCGTTCGCGCTGGTCACCCTCGACGGGGCGGACACGCCGTTCCTGCACGCGGTGGACGTCGCCTCCCCCGCCGAGATCAGCACCGGCATGCGGGTGCAGGCGCGGTGGCGCGGCGAGCGGACCGGCGCGGTCACCGACATCGAGTGTTTCGAGCCCGCTTCGGTGGTCGAGGAGGTTGCGCAGCAACCGTCTCGAAACCCCGACCCCGTCACCCGCGTGATCACCCCGGTCGCACTCGACTACCAGTACGCCGCCTCGCCCGAGGAGTCGGCCTTCTACCGCGGACTGGCCGAGGGCCGGATCCTCGGCCAGCGCTGCCCGGCCTGCCACAAGGTCTACGTGCCCCCGCGCAGCGCCTGCCCGGCCGACGGTGTGGCCACCACGGACGAGGTCGAGCTGTCCGAGGTCGGCACCGTCACGACGTTCTGCGTCGTGAACGTGCCGTTCATGGGCCAGAAGATCAAGCCGCCGTACGTCTCGGCGTACGTCCTGCTCGACGGCGCCGACATCGCGTTCCTGCACCTGATCCTCGACATCCCGGCCGACGAGGTCCGGATGGGGATGCGGGTCAAGGCCGTCTGGAAGCCGCGCGAGGAGTGGGGCACGACGATCGAGAACATCAGTCACTTCAGTCCGACCGGTGAGCCGGACGCGGACTACGACACCTACAAGCACCACCTCTGA
- a CDS encoding cytochrome b/b6 domain-containing protein, with amino-acid sequence MPLRNGPHGYGAVTKTLHWLTVLALVGQVVVGYTMDADDSGRGRGRGRSGESGRGRGRGGDDDGLGVLDGGFDLVDLHVLLGIAVIALALARILWRRSTPLPPWAERLSGAERRLVTATERVLLALLVVVPATGIALVLGDDDLLPLHIAGHVLLYAAVALHLAVVVRRRLVGRMLPS; translated from the coding sequence GTGCCCCTGCGCAACGGACCGCACGGCTACGGCGCCGTCACCAAGACGCTGCACTGGCTGACCGTGCTCGCCCTGGTCGGCCAGGTCGTCGTCGGCTACACGATGGACGCGGACGACTCCGGGCGCGGCCGCGGACGGGGCCGGTCGGGGGAGAGCGGTCGTGGCCGCGGGCGCGGGGGTGACGACGACGGCCTGGGCGTCCTCGACGGCGGCTTCGACCTGGTCGACCTGCACGTGCTGCTCGGGATCGCCGTCATCGCGCTGGCCCTCGCCCGGATCCTCTGGCGGCGCTCGACCCCGCTGCCGCCGTGGGCCGAGCGCCTCAGTGGCGCTGAACGGCGACTGGTCACCGCCACCGAGCGCGTCCTGCTGGCCCTGCTCGTGGTGGTGCCCGCGACCGGCATCGCCCTGGTGCTCGGCGACGACGACCTGCTGCCTCTGCACATCGCCGGTCACGTCCTGCTCTACGCGGCCGTGGCGCTGCACCTCGCGGTCGTCGTACGCCGGCGACTGGTCGGGCGGATGCTGCCGAGCTAG
- a CDS encoding SDR family oxidoreductase — MGRVEGKVALISGGARNIGGASARMLVAEGARVVIGDLLDDEGAALAEELCQEFGQGVARYVHLDVTQDEDWRRAVELTLAEFGRLDVLFNNAGIFNGGKLQRYQAEQWQQMLDVNLTGAFLGIRAAADAMIAAGGGSIINTSSIEGLRGTPWAHGYVASKWGLRGLTKSVALELAPHGIRVNSLHPGRISTPATDAMPVDLIPIPLGRPGQPEEVASFVVFLASDESSFATGSEFVMDGGTVTAIPTKV, encoded by the coding sequence ATGGGACGTGTGGAGGGAAAGGTCGCGCTGATCAGCGGGGGCGCTCGCAACATCGGCGGCGCCAGCGCGCGGATGCTGGTCGCCGAGGGTGCCCGGGTCGTCATCGGTGACCTGCTCGACGACGAGGGCGCGGCGCTGGCCGAGGAGCTGTGCCAGGAGTTCGGGCAGGGTGTGGCGCGCTACGTCCACCTCGACGTGACCCAGGACGAGGACTGGCGCCGGGCGGTCGAGCTCACGCTGGCCGAGTTCGGCCGGCTCGACGTGCTCTTCAACAACGCGGGCATCTTCAACGGCGGCAAGCTCCAGCGCTACCAGGCCGAGCAGTGGCAGCAGATGCTCGACGTCAACCTGACCGGGGCGTTCCTCGGCATCCGGGCCGCCGCCGACGCGATGATCGCCGCCGGGGGCGGCTCGATCATCAATACCTCCTCGATCGAGGGCCTGCGCGGCACTCCGTGGGCGCACGGGTACGTCGCCTCCAAGTGGGGCCTGCGCGGCCTGACCAAGTCCGTCGCCCTCGAGCTCGCGCCGCACGGCATCCGGGTCAACTCGCTGCACCCCGGGCGGATCAGCACCCCGGCCACCGACGCGATGCCCGTGGACCTGATCCCGATCCCGCTCGGCCGTCCGGGGCAGCCCGAGGAGGTCGCGTCGTTCGTGGTCTTCCTGGCCAGCGACGAGTCGTCGTTCGCGACCGGGTCGGAGTTCGTGATGGACGGCGGCACCGTCACCGCCATCCCGACCAAGGTCTGA
- a CDS encoding LLM class F420-dependent oxidoreductase: MKLGLQLGYWGAQPPTGVGELVAAAEEAGFDAIFTAEAWGSDAFTPLAWWGRETSRLRLGTSIVQMSGRAPTSIAMHALTLDHLTGGRVVLGMGVSGPQVVEGWYGQPFAKPLARTREVVDIIRQVLAREAPVSNAGPHYPLPYAGEGAVGLGKPLKPIVHPLRSDIPIWLGAEGPKNVAQTAEIADGWIPIFYTPRSAGMYQPWLDEGFGRPGARRTRADFEIAATCHLQVVSGPEEKQLVLDALKPTVSLYMGGMGAKEANFHKQVFERMGYADLADEVQRLYLSGEKDRATALIPDELVDDMHIVGTEGQVRERVAQWEETGVTTLMLSLRSPAEVRQIAALLR; the protein is encoded by the coding sequence ATGAAACTGGGACTGCAATTAGGCTACTGGGGCGCACAGCCGCCGACCGGGGTGGGCGAGCTCGTGGCCGCAGCAGAGGAAGCCGGGTTCGACGCGATCTTCACCGCTGAGGCGTGGGGGTCGGACGCGTTCACCCCGCTCGCGTGGTGGGGTCGAGAGACGTCGCGGCTGCGGCTCGGCACGTCGATCGTCCAGATGTCCGGACGGGCCCCGACCTCGATCGCGATGCACGCGCTCACCCTCGACCACCTCACCGGCGGCCGGGTCGTGCTCGGGATGGGCGTGAGTGGGCCGCAGGTCGTCGAGGGCTGGTACGGCCAGCCGTTCGCCAAGCCGCTGGCCCGCACCCGCGAGGTCGTCGACATCATTCGCCAGGTGCTGGCCCGGGAGGCGCCGGTCTCCAACGCCGGCCCGCACTACCCGCTGCCGTACGCCGGCGAGGGCGCGGTCGGGCTCGGCAAGCCGCTGAAGCCGATCGTGCACCCCCTGCGCTCCGACATCCCGATCTGGCTCGGGGCCGAGGGGCCGAAGAACGTCGCCCAGACCGCCGAGATCGCCGACGGCTGGATCCCGATCTTCTACACGCCGAGGTCGGCGGGCATGTACCAGCCGTGGCTCGACGAGGGCTTCGGGCGACCCGGCGCGCGTCGTACCCGTGCGGACTTCGAGATCGCCGCCACCTGTCACCTCCAGGTCGTCTCGGGACCCGAGGAGAAGCAGCTGGTCCTCGATGCGCTGAAGCCCACGGTCTCGCTCTACATGGGCGGGATGGGCGCGAAGGAGGCCAACTTCCACAAGCAGGTCTTCGAGCGGATGGGGTACGCCGACCTCGCCGACGAGGTGCAGCGGCTCTACCTCAGCGGCGAGAAGGACAGGGCCACCGCGCTGATCCCCGACGAGCTCGTCGACGACATGCACATCGTCGGCACCGAGGGTCAGGTGCGGGAGCGGGTCGCGCAGTGGGAGGAGACCGGCGTGACCACGCTGATGCTCAGCCTGCGCTCGCCCGCGGAGGTCCGCCAGATCGCGGCGCTGCTGCGCTGA
- a CDS encoding diacylglycerol kinase: MTFRVAQVSTGNAGRLTLRQLIADDRFELVAVSTSSPDKVGRDAGELAGVDTVTGVAAVGDLDALIATRPECVVYCAMGDTRPVEATNDVRKLLEAGIDVVGSAPGTLQFPWGTMPQKVIDKVEASARAGGSSIYVTGVDPGFASDLLPLALASTCQRIEQIRCYELADYATYDGAEVMFDLMGFGRPVDETPLLFLPGVLALAWGTAIRMMATGLGIEVDEIVEHWEAEPAPESYDIAAGRIEKGTIAALKFSISGLVAGHPAIVVEHVTRTRDDLRPDWARPAAGGGSYRVEIVGEPSYVVDVVPSSEHGDHNHAAIVAACGRIVNAIPDVRAAAPGIRTTLDLPLPTGRGTYTGPV; the protein is encoded by the coding sequence ATGACGTTCCGCGTCGCCCAGGTCAGCACCGGCAACGCCGGCCGGCTCACCCTGCGCCAGCTCATCGCCGACGACCGGTTCGAGCTGGTGGCGGTCTCCACCTCCAGCCCGGACAAGGTCGGCAGGGACGCCGGCGAGCTCGCCGGCGTGGACACCGTCACGGGGGTCGCCGCGGTCGGCGACCTGGACGCACTGATCGCGACCCGTCCCGAGTGCGTCGTCTACTGCGCGATGGGCGACACCCGGCCGGTCGAGGCCACCAACGACGTCCGCAAGCTCCTCGAGGCGGGCATCGACGTGGTGGGCTCGGCACCGGGCACGCTGCAGTTCCCCTGGGGCACGATGCCGCAGAAGGTGATCGACAAGGTCGAGGCGTCGGCCCGGGCGGGCGGCTCGAGCATCTACGTCACCGGCGTGGACCCCGGCTTCGCCAGCGACCTGCTGCCGCTGGCGCTGGCCAGCACCTGCCAGCGGATCGAGCAGATCCGGTGCTACGAGCTCGCCGACTACGCGACGTACGACGGCGCCGAGGTGATGTTCGACCTGATGGGCTTCGGCCGGCCCGTCGACGAGACCCCGCTGCTCTTCCTGCCCGGCGTCCTGGCCCTGGCCTGGGGCACCGCTATCCGGATGATGGCCACCGGCCTCGGCATCGAGGTGGACGAGATCGTCGAGCACTGGGAGGCCGAGCCCGCGCCGGAGTCGTACGACATCGCGGCCGGCCGGATCGAGAAGGGCACCATCGCCGCCCTGAAGTTCTCGATCAGCGGCCTGGTCGCCGGGCACCCCGCGATCGTCGTCGAGCACGTCACCCGCACCCGCGACGACCTCCGCCCCGACTGGGCCCGGCCGGCCGCGGGCGGCGGCTCCTACCGGGTGGAGATCGTCGGCGAGCCGAGCTACGTCGTCGACGTGGTGCCGAGCAGCGAGCACGGCGACCACAACCACGCCGCGATCGTGGCCGCGTGCGGGCGGATCGTGAACGCCATCCCGGACGTCCGCGCGGCCGCGCCCGGCATCCGTACGACGCTCGACCTGCCACTGCCGACCGGCCGGGGCACCTACACGGGTCCGGTCTAG
- the fadD8 gene encoding fatty-acid--CoA ligase FadD8, whose protein sequence is MTDAALDQDLRVGTHNGHLMVAALKRHHDKPVMFLGDTTLTGGETAARISQYIQAFEALGAGRGTAGALLALNRPEVLFIIGAGQTQGYRRTSLHPLGSLDDHAYVINDAEITTLTIDPVPMFVERALGLLEKCPKLEKVLTIGPVPDELSHVGHDLNAAAASYDPEPLAAVTLEPDHIVSITYTGGTTGKPKGVIGTSRQMHMMTQIQMAEWEWPESPRFLMCTPLSHAGAAFFVPTVLKGGCLYVLAKFDPAEVLRTIEEQKITATMLVPSMLYALMDHPDSHTRDLSSLETVYYGASAINPVRLKEAIERFGPIFAQYYGQSEAPMAISYLAKADHVSGDDGRLASCGRPSAFVRAALLGEDGTPVPVGEPGEICVAGPLLAGGYWNLPEATVETFRDGWMHTGDVAREDEDGFWYIVDRTKDMIVTGGFNVFPREVEDVVAEHPAVAQVGVIGTPHEKFGEAVTAIVVLRDGHELTDDVIAEIQELVKERKGSVQAPKQVVAVDALPLTGLGKPDKKALRARYWTGDRAVG, encoded by the coding sequence ATGACGGACGCTGCGCTTGACCAGGACCTGCGGGTCGGGACCCACAACGGCCACCTGATGGTCGCCGCGCTGAAGCGGCACCACGACAAGCCGGTGATGTTCCTGGGCGACACGACGCTCACCGGTGGCGAGACGGCCGCCCGGATCAGCCAGTACATCCAGGCCTTCGAGGCGCTCGGCGCCGGACGGGGTACGGCGGGGGCACTGCTCGCCCTCAACCGCCCCGAGGTGCTGTTCATCATCGGCGCGGGCCAGACCCAGGGCTACCGGCGCACCTCGCTGCACCCGCTGGGTTCGCTGGACGACCACGCCTACGTCATCAACGACGCCGAGATCACCACCCTGACCATCGACCCGGTGCCGATGTTCGTGGAGCGCGCGCTCGGGCTGCTGGAGAAGTGCCCCAAGCTGGAGAAGGTGCTCACGATCGGCCCGGTGCCCGACGAGCTGAGCCACGTCGGGCACGACCTGAACGCCGCGGCCGCGTCGTACGACCCGGAGCCGCTGGCGGCCGTGACCCTCGAGCCCGATCACATCGTGTCGATCACCTACACCGGCGGCACCACCGGCAAGCCCAAGGGCGTGATCGGCACGTCGCGGCAGATGCACATGATGACCCAGATCCAGATGGCCGAGTGGGAGTGGCCCGAGTCGCCGCGCTTCTTGATGTGTACGCCGCTCTCGCACGCGGGCGCGGCGTTCTTCGTCCCGACCGTGCTCAAGGGCGGCTGCCTCTACGTGCTGGCGAAGTTCGACCCGGCGGAGGTGCTGCGCACCATCGAGGAGCAGAAGATCACCGCCACGATGCTGGTGCCCTCGATGCTCTACGCGCTGATGGACCACCCCGACTCGCACACCCGCGACCTGTCGTCGCTGGAGACCGTCTACTACGGCGCGTCGGCGATCAACCCGGTGCGGCTGAAGGAGGCGATCGAGCGGTTCGGGCCGATCTTCGCGCAGTACTACGGCCAGTCCGAGGCGCCGATGGCGATCAGCTACCTGGCCAAGGCCGACCACGTGTCCGGCGACGACGGGCGACTCGCCTCCTGCGGCCGGCCGTCGGCGTTCGTGCGGGCCGCGCTGCTCGGCGAGGACGGCACGCCCGTCCCCGTCGGCGAGCCCGGGGAGATCTGTGTCGCCGGGCCGCTGCTCGCCGGTGGCTACTGGAACCTGCCCGAGGCCACGGTCGAGACCTTCCGCGACGGCTGGATGCACACGGGTGACGTGGCGCGCGAGGACGAGGACGGCTTCTGGTACATCGTCGACCGCACCAAGGACATGATCGTCACCGGCGGCTTCAACGTGTTCCCGCGCGAGGTCGAGGACGTCGTCGCCGAGCACCCGGCCGTCGCCCAGGTGGGCGTGATCGGCACGCCGCACGAGAAGTTCGGCGAGGCGGTCACCGCCATCGTCGTACTCCGCGACGGGCACGAGCTCACCGACGACGTGATCGCGGAGATCCAGGAGCTGGTCAAGGAGCGCAAGGGCTCCGTGCAGGCGCCCAAGCAGGTCGTCGCGGTCGACGCGCTGCCGCTGACCGGACTGGGCAAGCCGGACAAGAAGGCGCTGCGGGCGCGGTACTGGACCGGGGATCGCGCGGTCGGCTGA
- a CDS encoding GNAT family protein, with protein sequence MLSHSLGEGAELRPLEPWQAAEFAAYIERHRAHLAAWLPWAVSITDTDGARTFLQPYADDTAADGRRIYGLRVDGDLVGGTVFRVFDSAASLAEVGVWLAPGVQGRGLVTRAVTAMVDWAVRERGIHRIEWQCVPENTRSRAVAVRLGMTHEGTRRQAFEHAGRRWDTEAWAVLADEWVTMHP encoded by the coding sequence GTGCTGTCCCACTCCCTCGGCGAGGGCGCCGAGCTCCGTCCCCTGGAGCCCTGGCAGGCGGCCGAGTTCGCGGCGTACATCGAGCGCCATCGCGCCCATCTCGCCGCCTGGCTGCCCTGGGCCGTGTCGATCACCGACACCGACGGCGCCCGCACCTTCCTGCAGCCGTACGCCGACGACACGGCGGCAGACGGCCGGCGGATCTACGGGCTGCGGGTCGACGGTGACCTGGTCGGCGGCACCGTCTTCCGGGTCTTCGACAGCGCCGCCTCGCTCGCCGAGGTCGGGGTGTGGCTGGCCCCCGGGGTCCAGGGGCGCGGCCTGGTCACCCGCGCCGTGACCGCCATGGTCGACTGGGCCGTGCGCGAGCGCGGCATCCACCGGATCGAGTGGCAGTGCGTCCCCGAGAACACCCGCAGCCGCGCGGTCGCCGTACGCTTGGGCATGACGCACGAGGGCACCCGGCGCCAGGCCTTCGAGCACGCCGGTCGCCGCTGGGACACCGAGGCGTGGGCGGTGCTGGCCGACGAATGGGTAACGATGCACCCATGA
- a CDS encoding thiolase domain-containing protein, which produces MRDVAVVGFAQRQMEEFDGSPTCVELLVPLFQECYEQTGWTRKDVGFWCSGSSDYLAGRSFSFVQAVDAIGVIPPVNESHVEMDLAWALYEGWLKIQTGEVDTALVYAFGKSSAGVLRRTLALQLEPYTMTPLWPDTVSLAGLQARVGLDAGLWDERAMAEVVNRSLADAEKNEYAVRKGGSSVEELLARPMYADPLRKHDCAPVTDGAAAIVLAAGDRARDVCDKPAWITGLSHYIDAMSMGTRDLTRSPSAARAAAAAGTDGVEVAELHAPFSHQELILRRELGLGDDVAVNPSGGALAGNPMFSAGGIRIGEAAKKIWSGEASRTLGHATSGPALQQNLVCVLDADQKGA; this is translated from the coding sequence ATGCGTGACGTTGCCGTCGTTGGCTTCGCCCAACGACAGATGGAGGAGTTCGACGGGTCGCCGACCTGCGTGGAGCTGCTCGTGCCGCTCTTCCAGGAGTGCTACGAGCAGACCGGGTGGACCCGCAAGGACGTCGGGTTCTGGTGCTCGGGGTCCTCGGACTACCTGGCTGGCCGGTCGTTCTCGTTCGTGCAGGCGGTGGACGCGATCGGCGTCATCCCGCCCGTGAACGAGTCCCACGTCGAGATGGACCTGGCCTGGGCGCTCTACGAGGGCTGGCTGAAGATCCAGACCGGCGAGGTCGACACCGCGCTGGTCTACGCGTTCGGGAAGAGCTCGGCCGGCGTGCTGCGTCGTACCCTCGCGCTCCAGCTGGAGCCGTACACGATGACGCCGCTGTGGCCCGACACCGTCAGCCTCGCGGGCCTGCAGGCCCGGGTCGGCCTGGACGCCGGACTGTGGGACGAGCGCGCGATGGCCGAGGTGGTCAACCGCTCGCTGGCCGACGCGGAGAAGAACGAGTACGCCGTCCGCAAGGGCGGCTCGTCGGTCGAGGAGCTGCTGGCCCGGCCGATGTACGCCGACCCGCTGCGCAAGCACGACTGCGCACCAGTGACCGACGGTGCGGCCGCGATCGTGCTCGCCGCCGGTGACCGGGCTCGCGACGTCTGCGACAAGCCGGCCTGGATCACGGGCCTGTCGCACTACATCGACGCGATGAGCATGGGCACCCGTGACCTGACCCGCTCCCCCTCGGCCGCTCGCGCCGCGGCCGCCGCCGGCACCGACGGCGTGGAGGTGGCCGAGCTGCACGCGCCGTTCAGCCACCAGGAGCTGATCCTGCGCCGCGAGCTGGGGCTCGGCGACGACGTCGCGGTCAACCCCTCGGGCGGAGCCCTCGCCGGCAACCCGATGTTCTCCGCGGGCGGCATCCGGATCGGCGAGGCCGCGAAGAAGATCTGGTCGGGTGAGGCGTCGAGAACCCTCGGCCACGCCACCAGCGGCCCCGCGTTGCAGCAGAACCTCGTGTGCGTCCTCGACGCCGACCAGAAGGGGGCCTGA
- a CDS encoding TetR family transcriptional regulator: MTERTTKGLIATEARRQFMAAGYAATSVRGVAGAAGIDPALVIRHFGSKEQLFLETIDVEGPFAPALEGPLSGMGERLVALVLDERLSNVLRTPYRAMIRATDSAAVREQLVAAMEETLARPLAARLDGPDAALRAHLVAAQVGGLLEALVILEDPAVVGADPDAIARYYGAAVSTLLTPPSD; this comes from the coding sequence GTGACCGAGCGGACGACGAAGGGCCTGATCGCGACGGAGGCGCGCCGGCAGTTCATGGCGGCCGGGTACGCCGCCACCTCCGTCCGCGGGGTGGCGGGCGCGGCCGGGATCGACCCCGCGCTGGTGATCCGGCACTTCGGGTCCAAGGAGCAGCTGTTCCTCGAGACCATCGACGTCGAGGGCCCGTTCGCGCCGGCGCTCGAGGGCCCGCTGAGCGGGATGGGCGAGCGACTGGTCGCGCTGGTCCTCGACGAGCGTCTCTCGAACGTCCTGCGCACGCCGTACCGCGCGATGATCCGGGCCACCGACAGCGCTGCAGTGCGCGAGCAGCTGGTCGCCGCGATGGAGGAGACTCTGGCGCGGCCGCTCGCGGCGCGCCTCGACGGCCCGGACGCCGCTCTGCGCGCGCACCTGGTCGCCGCCCAGGTCGGCGGCCTCCTCGAGGCGCTGGTGATCCTGGAGGACCCCGCCGTCGTCGGCGCCGACCCGGACGCCATCGCGCGCTACTACGGCGCCGCGGTGTCAACACTGTTGACACCGCCGTCCGACTGA
- a CDS encoding TetR family transcriptional regulator C-terminal domain-containing protein, producing MPAPVDHEARRADVAEAVWRVLARTGFDGLSLRAVATELGATTGLVTHYFPHREVLVRHALDLLHERSDARLAPLAAGLSGLEALRARLVGLVSDDDETMVLSRIWVSFWGPALADPDLRDREAVRYVRWRSVLGPLVVEALDRGELAPADPQAVVDVLTSCTHGLVVQVLVDPAAFPLARREAALDLVLASLAP from the coding sequence ATGCCTGCGCCGGTCGACCACGAAGCCCGCCGCGCGGACGTCGCCGAGGCGGTCTGGCGCGTGCTCGCCCGGACCGGCTTCGACGGGCTGAGCCTGCGGGCGGTGGCGACCGAGCTGGGGGCGACGACCGGGCTCGTCACGCACTACTTCCCGCACCGCGAGGTGCTGGTGCGACACGCGCTCGACCTGCTCCACGAGCGCAGCGACGCCCGGCTGGCACCGCTCGCGGCCGGACTGTCCGGGCTGGAGGCGCTTCGGGCCCGGCTGGTCGGACTGGTCTCGGACGACGACGAGACGATGGTGCTGAGTCGCATCTGGGTCAGCTTCTGGGGGCCGGCCCTGGCCGATCCCGACCTCCGGGACCGCGAGGCCGTGCGCTACGTCCGGTGGCGCTCGGTCCTGGGCCCCCTGGTCGTCGAGGCGCTCGACCGCGGCGAGCTCGCCCCGGCCGACCCGCAGGCGGTCGTCGACGTGCTCACCTCCTGCACCCACGGGCTGGTCGTCCAGGTGCTCGTCGATCCCGCGGCGTTCCCGCTCGCGCGCCGCGAGGCCGCACTGGACCTGGTCCTCGCTAGCCTCGCCCCGTGA
- a CDS encoding aldo/keto reductase has protein sequence MRTRTLGNDTVGTVEVGAIGLGLMTFDQSGSQPREQLLDTVRAALDAGVTLFDTADAYGPGDELGDGAQGANERLIASLLDELGVRDQVFLATKAGHVRAAGGAWALDSSPDHLRQAVDASLERLGVERIDLWQHHRPDPEVPYEEVVGSLREVAESGKVRMVGLSNANAAQIRLAHTVLGDSLVSVQNQFSPAFRTSAPEIDVCDELGLAFLPWSPLGGLGDAKALADKHPAFADLAADRGVSPQQVALAWELAQSPRVIPIPGAKRPQSVRDSAAAADLDLSPDELARLDAS, from the coding sequence ATGAGGACACGCACCCTGGGCAACGACACCGTCGGCACCGTAGAGGTGGGCGCGATCGGCCTCGGCCTGATGACGTTCGACCAGTCCGGCTCCCAGCCCCGCGAGCAGCTGCTCGACACGGTCCGCGCCGCGCTCGACGCCGGGGTCACCCTCTTCGACACCGCCGACGCCTACGGTCCGGGCGACGAGCTCGGTGACGGCGCGCAGGGCGCCAACGAGCGGCTGATCGCGTCGCTGCTCGACGAGCTCGGGGTGCGCGACCAGGTGTTCCTGGCGACCAAGGCCGGGCACGTGCGTGCCGCCGGTGGCGCCTGGGCGCTGGACTCCTCGCCCGACCACCTCCGACAGGCCGTCGACGCCAGCCTGGAGCGGCTCGGGGTCGAGCGGATCGATCTGTGGCAGCACCACCGGCCGGACCCGGAGGTGCCGTACGAGGAGGTCGTCGGGTCCCTGCGGGAGGTCGCCGAGTCCGGCAAGGTCCGGATGGTCGGCCTCTCCAATGCCAACGCCGCCCAGATCCGGCTCGCGCACACGGTGCTCGGCGACTCGCTGGTCAGCGTGCAGAACCAGTTCTCCCCCGCGTTCCGCACCAGTGCCCCCGAGATCGACGTCTGCGACGAGCTCGGCCTCGCGTTCCTGCCGTGGAGCCCGCTCGGCGGACTCGGCGACGCGAAGGCGCTCGCCGACAAGCACCCCGCGTTCGCCGACCTGGCCGCCGACCGCGGCGTCAGCCCGCAGCAGGTGGCGCTGGCCTGGGAGCTCGCCCAGTCACCACGGGTGATCCCCATCCCGGGCGCCAAGAGGCCGCAGTCGGTCCGTGACTCAGCGGCCGCCGCCGACCTGGACCTCTCCCCCGACGAGCTGGCGCGGCTCGACGCGTCCTGA
- a CDS encoding crotonase/enoyl-CoA hydratase family protein: MTEAHCLVEQDGHKLVVTMNRPESRNALSGEMLAIMEEAWDRVNTDDEIRVCILTGAGGYFCAGADLKSMSKRPPSESFESGEYDPSIIKALLKGFRLTKPLIAAVEGPAIAGGTEILQGTDIRVAGESAKFGISEARWSLYPMGGSAVRLVRQIPYTIAAELLLTGRHIKAPEAKEIGLIGHVVPDGQALAKAHEIADAIAANGPLAVQAILKTMRDSEGVHEDEAWQADAKVGAAVFASNDAKEGPRAFSEKRAPSFTGT; this comes from the coding sequence ATGACCGAAGCGCACTGCCTGGTGGAGCAGGACGGGCACAAGCTCGTCGTCACCATGAACCGTCCCGAGTCCCGCAACGCCCTCTCCGGGGAGATGCTCGCGATCATGGAGGAGGCCTGGGACCGGGTCAACACCGACGACGAGATCCGGGTCTGCATCCTGACCGGCGCGGGCGGCTACTTCTGCGCCGGCGCCGACCTGAAGTCGATGTCGAAGCGACCTCCGTCGGAGAGCTTCGAGTCGGGCGAGTACGACCCGTCGATCATCAAGGCGCTGCTCAAGGGCTTCCGGCTGACCAAGCCGCTGATCGCCGCGGTCGAGGGTCCCGCGATCGCCGGCGGCACCGAGATCCTGCAGGGCACCGACATCCGGGTCGCCGGCGAGTCGGCGAAGTTCGGCATCTCCGAGGCCCGGTGGTCGCTCTACCCGATGGGCGGCTCGGCTGTCCGGCTGGTGCGCCAGATCCCGTACACGATCGCCGCCGAGCTGCTGCTGACCGGCCGCCACATCAAGGCGCCGGAGGCCAAGGAGATCGGACTGATCGGGCACGTCGTACCCGACGGTCAGGCCCTGGCGAAGGCACACGAGATCGCCGATGCCATCGCCGCGAACGGTCCGCTCGCCGTCCAGGCCATCCTGAAGACCATGCGCGACTCCGAGGGCGTCCACGAGGACGAGGCCTGGCAGGCCGACGCCAAGGTGGGCGCCGCGGTCTTCGCGTCGAACGACGCCAAGGAGGGCCCGCGGGCGTTCTCCGAGAAGCGGGCGCCGAGCTTCACCGGCACCTGA